Proteins co-encoded in one Acidovorax sp. 69 genomic window:
- a CDS encoding sulfurtransferase, which yields MSTMTASAYDAVLISPTQLLALQAAEPVVLIDTRDADTYALGHIPGAVNLRETFTYLATSTPQGLQELKDTFAAHLGAIGLSGAETAVFYEDALNSGYGQSCRGYYLLTWLGYPKVKVLNGGYSAWKAAELPISTDAVVPTPAIFPTQLATTDVMLTKEDVIEALGTDTVLLDVRDVDEWIGDSSSPYGKDFAPRKGRLPGAKWLEWYRFMKPSAQGPVFKSPDEVRAECATAGISPADTVYLYCFKGARASNTFLALKQAGFADVRMYFGSWNEWSRDDKLPIESGLPLVKFPKKPALALAA from the coding sequence ATGAGCACCATGACCGCCTCCGCCTACGACGCCGTCCTCATCTCGCCCACGCAATTGCTGGCCCTGCAAGCCGCAGAGCCCGTGGTGCTGATCGACACCCGCGACGCTGACACCTATGCCCTGGGGCACATCCCGGGCGCGGTGAACCTGCGCGAGACCTTCACGTACCTCGCCACCTCCACGCCCCAGGGCCTGCAAGAGCTGAAGGACACCTTTGCCGCGCACCTGGGCGCCATCGGCCTGTCGGGCGCAGAGACGGCGGTGTTCTATGAAGATGCGCTCAACAGCGGCTACGGCCAGTCGTGCCGGGGCTACTACCTGCTGACCTGGCTGGGCTACCCCAAGGTCAAGGTATTGAACGGCGGCTACTCGGCCTGGAAGGCGGCAGAACTGCCCATCTCCACCGACGCCGTGGTGCCCACGCCCGCCATCTTCCCCACCCAGCTGGCCACCACCGATGTGATGCTGACCAAGGAAGACGTGATCGAGGCCCTGGGCACCGACACCGTGCTGCTGGACGTGCGCGATGTGGACGAGTGGATTGGCGACAGCTCCAGCCCCTATGGCAAGGACTTCGCGCCGCGCAAGGGCCGCCTGCCCGGCGCCAAGTGGCTGGAGTGGTACCGCTTCATGAAGCCATCGGCCCAGGGCCCGGTGTTCAAGTCGCCCGACGAAGTGCGCGCCGAATGCGCCACGGCGGGCATCAGCCCGGCGGACACGGTGTACCTGTATTGCTTCAAGGGGGCGCGCGCGTCCAACACCTTCCTGGCGCTCAAGCAGGCGGGCTTTGCCGATGTGCGCATGTACTTCGGCTCGTGGAACGAATGGTCGCGCGACGACAAGTTGCCGATTGAAAGCGGGCTGCCGCTGGTCAAGTTCCCCAAGAAGCCTGCGCTGGCGCTGGCGGCTTGA
- a CDS encoding OsmC family protein, whose translation MSTDLLEPSAPVTTVHTHLRPIDRDGLMAFADKGRNNPASRGTNKVHTVMEGQYRSLSTVGNHAPVVVDEPLHLFGQDTAPAPGEIVLSGLGGCLAVGITAVATWKQVKLSKIEVFMEGDIGNPAAWGAGGALQKTPPEMGFQAIRVKVLVEGDAPREVLDEIVQHANFYSPVANSMRNPIPFEISLAD comes from the coding sequence ATGTCCACCGATCTGCTGGAACCCTCTGCCCCCGTCACCACCGTGCACACGCACCTGCGCCCCATCGACCGCGACGGGCTGATGGCCTTTGCCGACAAGGGTCGCAACAACCCCGCCAGCCGGGGCACGAACAAGGTCCACACGGTGATGGAGGGGCAGTACCGCTCGCTGAGCACTGTGGGCAACCATGCGCCGGTGGTGGTGGACGAGCCCCTGCACCTGTTCGGTCAGGACACGGCGCCTGCGCCCGGTGAGATCGTGCTGTCGGGCCTGGGCGGCTGCCTGGCCGTGGGCATCACGGCCGTGGCCACCTGGAAGCAGGTCAAGCTCAGCAAGATCGAGGTGTTCATGGAAGGCGACATCGGCAACCCCGCCGCCTGGGGTGCGGGTGGCGCATTGCAGAAGACGCCGCCGGAGATGGGCTTCCAAGCGATCCGCGTGAAGGTGCTGGTAGAGGGCGATGCGCCGCGCGAGGTGCTGGACGAGATCGTGCAGCACGCCAACTTCTACTCGCCCGTGGCCAACAGCATGCGCAACCCCATTCCGTTCGAGATCAGCCTCGCGGACTAA
- a CDS encoding acyl-CoA dehydrogenase family protein, translated as MAQGPLAAQVEAIDRTGYYPCAELQQLAAVGAMSAHLDSTAGPADYGLAIRAMAEASRVCGATGFMMWCQAVCGLYLQQSGNPALVGDVLQRHASGAGMGGTALSNPMKSYAQIESLLLKATPVEGGYLINGTLPWVSNLGPGHYCGAIAAVVEADGAVSQREVMFLLRCDAPGVEMRECPSFSAMEGTGTYALRLKDHFIGAADTMADPTRPFIARIRAAFVMLQCGMAVGITQGAIDSMWAVEAQLGHVNQFLEDRPDALQAELDALTARVMQLAQTPFDTRTDFFIDVLDARAHGAELCLRAAQSALMHQGARGYLMSSDVQRRVRESHFVAIVTPAIKHLRKEIARLSTEEMPA; from the coding sequence ATGGCCCAGGGCCCGCTGGCCGCGCAAGTGGAAGCGATTGACCGCACCGGCTACTACCCCTGCGCCGAGCTGCAGCAGCTGGCCGCTGTGGGCGCAATGAGCGCGCACCTGGACAGCACCGCCGGCCCGGCCGACTACGGCCTGGCCATCCGCGCCATGGCCGAGGCCTCGCGCGTGTGCGGCGCCACCGGCTTCATGATGTGGTGCCAGGCGGTGTGCGGGCTGTACCTGCAGCAGTCGGGCAACCCCGCGCTGGTGGGCGATGTGCTGCAGCGCCACGCCAGCGGTGCGGGCATGGGCGGCACGGCGCTGTCCAACCCCATGAAGAGCTACGCGCAGATCGAAAGCCTGCTGCTCAAGGCCACGCCGGTAGAAGGCGGCTACCTCATCAACGGCACCCTGCCCTGGGTGAGCAACCTGGGGCCTGGCCACTACTGCGGCGCGATTGCGGCGGTGGTGGAGGCCGACGGTGCGGTCAGCCAGCGCGAGGTGATGTTCCTGCTGCGCTGCGATGCCCCGGGCGTGGAGATGCGCGAATGCCCCAGCTTCTCGGCCATGGAGGGCACGGGCACCTATGCGCTGCGGCTCAAGGACCATTTCATCGGCGCAGCCGACACCATGGCCGACCCCACACGCCCTTTCATCGCGCGCATCCGCGCGGCATTTGTGATGCTGCAATGTGGCATGGCCGTGGGCATCACGCAGGGCGCCATCGACTCGATGTGGGCGGTGGAGGCCCAGCTGGGCCACGTCAACCAGTTCCTGGAAGACCGGCCCGATGCGCTGCAGGCCGAGCTCGATGCGCTGACTGCGCGCGTCATGCAGCTGGCCCAGACCCCTTTTGACACCCGCACCGACTTCTTCATCGACGTACTGGACGCCCGCGCCCATGGTGCGGAGCTGTGCCTGCGTGCGGCCCAGTCGGCCCTGATGCACCAGGGCGCGCGCGGCTACCTGATGAGCTCGGACGTGCAGCGGCGCGTGCGCGAGTCGCACTTTGTGGCCATCGTCACGCCCGCCATCAAACACCTGCGCAAAGAGATCGCCCGGCTCAGCACCGAGGAGATGCCTGCATGA
- a CDS encoding FAD-dependent oxidoreductase, protein MTPALPTATTPSAASEFALSAASQALCDAFADGANGSAQAPWQSYICNACGYIYHEADGDPDGGLPPGTRLADIPDDWACPLCGVTKADFSPYEAPTLEALRAQASAAPAAAIRVRGEPGAVIVGAGRAGWQLAETLRQHNATLPITLVTACAGDRYDKPLLSVAMARQLDPQALASETGGDAAQRLGVTLLADTHAVRICADTRQLRTTRGVLRYGHLVLAHGAQATLPPGLPASLCWRINHLDAYQRLRQHLGDQPKDVLIIGAGLIGSELANDLALGGHRITLLDTAAEPLARWSDQQAGPQLLDAWKDLSIRFEGGLQVQALERVGARYRVTTTSGRRFAADEVVVAAGLQPPQRLAQSAGLAWANGIAVDAATLQTSVPGIHALGDCISIDGQCSRFIEPIARQARTVAAAVLGLAASPYEQRAAVVRVKTTTRPLTLH, encoded by the coding sequence ATGACGCCCGCCCTGCCCACCGCCACCACACCGTCTGCAGCCTCCGAGTTCGCGTTGAGCGCAGCATCGCAGGCGCTGTGCGATGCGTTTGCTGACGGGGCCAACGGGTCCGCCCAAGCGCCCTGGCAAAGCTACATCTGCAACGCCTGCGGATACATCTACCACGAGGCCGATGGCGACCCCGATGGCGGCCTGCCGCCCGGCACGCGACTGGCGGATATTCCCGACGACTGGGCCTGCCCGCTGTGCGGGGTGACCAAGGCCGATTTTTCTCCGTACGAAGCCCCCACGCTGGAGGCGCTGCGGGCGCAGGCCAGCGCAGCGCCAGCCGCCGCCATCCGCGTGCGTGGCGAGCCCGGCGCGGTCATCGTCGGCGCGGGCCGTGCAGGCTGGCAACTGGCCGAAACCCTGCGCCAACACAACGCCACGCTGCCCATCACCCTGGTGACGGCCTGCGCGGGCGACCGGTACGACAAGCCTTTGCTGTCCGTGGCAATGGCGCGCCAGCTGGACCCACAGGCGCTGGCGTCCGAAACCGGCGGCGATGCGGCGCAGCGCCTGGGCGTCACCCTGCTGGCCGATACGCACGCGGTACGCATCTGCGCCGACACGCGCCAACTGCGCACCACGCGGGGCGTGCTGCGCTACGGCCACCTCGTGCTGGCCCATGGTGCGCAGGCCACCTTGCCGCCAGGCTTGCCCGCCAGCCTGTGCTGGCGCATCAACCATCTGGACGCCTACCAGCGACTGCGCCAGCACCTGGGCGACCAGCCCAAGGATGTGCTCATCATCGGCGCGGGCCTGATCGGCAGCGAGCTGGCCAACGACCTGGCGCTGGGCGGCCACCGCATCACGCTGCTGGACACGGCCGCCGAGCCGCTAGCGCGCTGGAGCGATCAGCAGGCGGGGCCGCAGTTGCTCGACGCCTGGAAGGACCTGTCCATCCGCTTTGAAGGCGGCCTGCAAGTGCAAGCGCTGGAGCGCGTGGGCGCGCGCTACCGCGTCACCACCACCAGCGGGCGGCGTTTTGCGGCCGACGAAGTGGTGGTGGCGGCGGGCCTGCAGCCCCCCCAACGCCTGGCGCAGAGTGCCGGGCTGGCCTGGGCCAACGGCATCGCAGTGGACGCCGCCACGCTGCAAACCAGCGTGCCCGGCATCCATGCGCTGGGCGACTGCATCAGCATTGACGGGCAATGCAGCCGGTTCATCGAACCGATTGCCCGGCAGGCGCGCACCGTGGCCGCAGCCGTGCTGGGCTTGGCAGCCAGCCCCTACGAGCAAAGGGCTGCGGTGGTGCGGGTGAAAACCACCACCAGGCCGCTCACCCTGCATTGA
- a CDS encoding sigma-70 family RNA polymerase sigma factor, with translation MPDTSGDFDYEATLVACAAGDRNAMRRLYEQEGARLLGVALRIVRQRALAEDIVHDACVNIWTRAASFDPSRGSARGWIYSVVRNLALNTVRDASRHVDVDEITTQALEADMSVQAYHAVEETFELNASLGRLQHCLEGLDPARRNCVLHAYVDGCSHGEIAERLGAPLGTVKAWIRRSLVSLRECMA, from the coding sequence GTGCCTGACACCTCTGGCGATTTTGATTACGAAGCAACCCTTGTGGCCTGCGCAGCGGGTGACCGCAATGCCATGCGCCGCCTGTACGAACAAGAAGGCGCTCGGTTATTGGGCGTAGCACTGCGCATCGTGCGCCAGCGCGCATTGGCCGAAGACATCGTGCACGACGCCTGCGTCAACATCTGGACGCGTGCCGCCAGCTTTGACCCCAGCCGGGGCAGCGCACGTGGCTGGATCTACAGCGTGGTGCGCAACCTGGCCCTGAACACCGTGCGTGACGCAAGCCGCCACGTCGATGTGGACGAAATCACCACCCAAGCCCTGGAGGCCGACATGTCTGTGCAGGCCTACCACGCGGTGGAAGAAACCTTTGAACTCAACGCCAGCCTGGGCCGCCTTCAGCATTGCCTGGAGGGACTGGACCCGGCGCGGCGCAACTGTGTGCTGCATGCCTATGTGGATGGCTGCTCGCACGGCGAAATTGCCGAGCGCCTGGGCGCCCCGCTGGGCACCGTGAAGGCGTGGATCCGGCGCAGCCTGGTGTCGCTGCGGGAGTGCATGGCATGA
- a CDS encoding anti-sigma factor domain-containing protein: MTGTPSSSPLPDDLNVLAGEYVLGTLPAAQRQAVQQRLPTDLALQRSIAEWETRLLPLTQLAEPMAPSAALWSRIDQSLQAANPQRAATTPVASQPRAKTERTPSVRWWDHLGLWRGLAGSGFAMAAVLAAVLVTRTAPVAAPPQYMVVLVAPQDKAPGWVVQASSPQQISLIPLGVAEVPADKALEFWTKADGWSGPVSLGLVKPGQPLQLALDKLPPLQPNQLFELTLEPPTGSPIGKPTGPIQFIGRAVKVL; encoded by the coding sequence ATGACCGGCACACCCAGCAGCTCGCCGCTGCCTGACGACCTGAACGTTCTGGCCGGCGAGTACGTATTGGGCACGCTGCCTGCCGCCCAACGCCAGGCCGTGCAGCAGCGCTTGCCCACCGACCTGGCGCTGCAGCGATCGATTGCCGAGTGGGAAACCCGGCTGCTGCCGCTGACCCAGCTGGCAGAGCCGATGGCGCCATCGGCCGCATTGTGGTCGCGCATCGACCAATCGCTGCAAGCGGCCAACCCGCAGCGGGCCGCGACTACCCCTGTGGCTTCGCAACCCCGCGCCAAGACGGAGCGCACGCCTTCTGTGCGCTGGTGGGACCACCTGGGCTTGTGGCGGGGCCTCGCAGGCTCGGGCTTTGCGATGGCCGCCGTGCTGGCGGCCGTGCTGGTCACGCGCACTGCCCCCGTAGCCGCGCCGCCGCAATACATGGTGGTGCTGGTAGCGCCGCAGGACAAAGCCCCCGGCTGGGTGGTGCAGGCCAGCTCGCCGCAACAGATCAGCCTGATCCCGCTGGGCGTGGCCGAGGTGCCTGCCGACAAGGCGCTGGAGTTCTGGACCAAGGCCGATGGCTGGAGCGGCCCCGTCTCCCTGGGCCTGGTCAAGCCGGGCCAACCACTGCAACTGGCGCTGGACAAGCTGCCCCCGCTGCAGCCCAACCAGCTGTTCGAGCTGACCCTGGAGCCGCCCACGGGCTCACCAATTGGCAAGCCCACGGGGCCTATCCAGTTCATCGGCCGCGCCGTCAAAGTGCTCTGA
- the cynS gene encoding cyanase, translated as MNRNDVTEKIIGTKVSKGLQWDAIAKKVGQSKEWTTALCLGQMTATPEQAKIVGKIFGLTAEEQKWLQVVPYKGSLPTPVPTDPLIYRWYEVVSVYGTTIKELIHEEFGDGIMSAIDFSMDIQREANPNGDRVNVVLSGKFLPYKQY; from the coding sequence ATGAACCGCAACGACGTCACCGAAAAAATCATCGGCACCAAAGTCTCGAAGGGCCTGCAATGGGATGCCATTGCGAAGAAGGTCGGCCAGTCCAAGGAGTGGACCACTGCCCTGTGCCTGGGCCAGATGACCGCCACGCCCGAGCAGGCCAAGATCGTCGGCAAGATCTTTGGCCTCACGGCCGAGGAGCAAAAGTGGCTGCAGGTGGTGCCCTACAAGGGCTCGCTGCCCACGCCCGTGCCCACCGACCCGCTGATCTACCGCTGGTACGAGGTGGTGAGCGTGTACGGCACGACCATCAAGGAATTGATCCACGAAGAGTTTGGCGACGGCATCATGAGTGCCATCGACTTCAGCATGGACATCCAGCGTGAAGCCAACCCGAATGGCGATCGCGTGAACGTGGTCCTGTCGGGCAAGTTCCTGCCGTACAAGCAGTATTGA
- a CDS encoding ABC transporter ATP-binding protein, with protein MWSDVAQRPAAAAPYATDATDIAQRKASAVTQGFLQIDRLSKAFVPAKPVFADVSFTLDKGEFVCIIGHSGCGKTTILNVLAGLDTATSGTVIMDGREVAGPSLDRGVVFQSHALMPWLTVRQNIAFAVKSRWPDWKKAQVDAHVEKFVALVGLSAAIDKKPSQLSGGMKQRVGIARAFSIQPKMLLLDEPFGALDALTRGTIQDELMTIVRQTQQTVFMITHDVDEAILLADRILLMSNGNETPEGYRPGGIAEVVVNPLPRERTRTSLHHLDGYYALRNHIVDFLVTRAKAH; from the coding sequence ATGTGGAGTGATGTCGCCCAGCGCCCGGCTGCTGCAGCCCCTTATGCCACTGACGCCACTGATATCGCGCAACGAAAGGCCTCTGCCGTGACCCAAGGCTTCCTCCAGATCGACCGGCTGAGCAAAGCCTTTGTACCCGCCAAGCCCGTGTTTGCCGACGTGTCGTTCACGCTCGACAAGGGCGAGTTCGTCTGCATCATCGGCCACTCGGGCTGCGGCAAGACCACCATCCTGAATGTGCTGGCGGGGCTCGATACCGCCACCTCGGGCACCGTCATCATGGACGGGCGCGAAGTGGCCGGCCCCAGCCTGGACCGGGGCGTGGTGTTCCAGAGCCACGCCCTCATGCCCTGGCTCACGGTGCGCCAGAACATCGCGTTTGCCGTGAAGTCGCGCTGGCCCGATTGGAAGAAAGCCCAGGTCGATGCGCATGTGGAGAAGTTCGTGGCACTGGTGGGCCTGAGCGCTGCCATCGACAAAAAGCCTTCGCAGCTGTCGGGCGGCATGAAGCAGCGCGTGGGCATTGCGCGCGCTTTCTCCATCCAGCCCAAGATGTTGCTGCTGGACGAGCCCTTCGGCGCACTCGATGCGCTCACGCGCGGCACCATCCAGGACGAGCTGATGACCATCGTGCGCCAGACGCAGCAGACGGTGTTCATGATCACGCACGACGTGGACGAAGCCATTTTGCTGGCCGACCGCATCCTGCTCATGAGCAACGGCAACGAAACGCCCGAGGGCTACCGCCCCGGCGGCATCGCCGAGGTGGTGGTGAACCCATTGCCGCGCGAACGCACGCGCACCAGCCTTCACCACCTGGACGGCTACTACGCGCTGCGCAACCACATCGTGGACTTTCTCGTTACCCGAGCCAAAGCCCACTGA
- the ntrB gene encoding nitrate ABC transporter permease, protein MTPAKNLNLRAGLLSVLIFLALLGIWYIATASSGAGNSTAGMTAEQIEYAKMMGQDPGASAKGSGFPSLAEMGRTVWGHVSNPFYDNGPNDKGIAIQLAHSLGRVALGFGLACLVAIPLGFVIGMSPLLRRAFDPFIQVLKPISPLAWMPLALYTIKDSSISGIFVIFICSVWPMLVNTAFGVASVKREWLNVSATLQVNPLRKAFLVILPAAAPTILTGMRISMGIAWLVIVAAEMLVGGTGIGYFVWNEWNNLSLTNVIFAILVIGVVGMLLDLAFGQLQKVVTYVE, encoded by the coding sequence ATGACTCCCGCCAAGAACCTCAACCTGCGCGCGGGGCTGCTGTCCGTGCTCATCTTCCTGGCCCTGCTGGGCATCTGGTACATCGCCACTGCTTCCTCGGGTGCGGGCAACAGCACGGCGGGCATGACGGCCGAGCAGATCGAGTACGCCAAGATGATGGGACAGGACCCAGGCGCCAGCGCCAAGGGCAGTGGGTTTCCCTCGCTGGCAGAGATGGGCCGTACCGTGTGGGGCCATGTGTCCAACCCGTTTTATGACAACGGGCCCAACGACAAGGGCATCGCCATACAGCTCGCGCATTCGCTGGGCCGCGTGGCGCTGGGCTTTGGCCTGGCCTGCCTGGTGGCGATACCGCTCGGTTTCGTCATCGGCATGTCGCCGCTGCTGCGCCGTGCGTTTGACCCTTTCATTCAGGTGCTTAAGCCCATCAGCCCGCTGGCGTGGATGCCGCTCGCGCTCTACACCATCAAGGACTCGTCGATCTCCGGCATCTTCGTGATCTTCATCTGCTCGGTGTGGCCGATGCTGGTGAACACGGCGTTTGGCGTGGCATCGGTCAAGCGCGAGTGGCTCAACGTCTCGGCCACGCTGCAGGTCAACCCGCTGCGCAAGGCGTTTCTGGTGATCTTGCCTGCCGCAGCGCCCACCATCCTGACGGGCATGCGCATCAGCATGGGCATTGCGTGGCTGGTGATCGTGGCGGCCGAGATGCTGGTGGGCGGCACGGGCATCGGCTACTTCGTGTGGAACGAGTGGAACAACCTGTCGCTGACCAACGTGATCTTCGCCATTTTGGTGATCGGCGTGGTGGGCATGTTGCTCGACCTGGCTTTTGGCCAACTGCAGAAGGTGGTGACCTATGTGGAGTGA
- a CDS encoding CmpA/NrtA family ABC transporter substrate-binding protein produces the protein MSEFFSPYDADRPLMLKCSCGRDHTAADHHAEVSADAAAATLRQRSETREFELYSNEFIEATLVKALFPQDAVRRRFLQAVGKGTAMAAIASVLPVASMQAMAQEKQGALEKTNLKIGFIPITCATPLIMAHPLGFYSKQGLNVEVTKTAGWALIRDKMINKEYDATHFLSPMPLAISMGLGSNATPMNVATIQNVNGQAITLSLKHKDNRDPKNWKGFKFAIPFEYSMHNFLLRYYLAEAGLNPDTDVQLRVVPPAEMVANLRAGNIDGFLGPDPFNQRAVFEEVGFIHLLTKDLWNGHPCCAFGTSTEFIQKNPNTFAALYRAVLTSAAMARDPANRELIAKVIAPQAYLNQPEAVINQVLTGKFADGLGKIQNVPDRADFDPMPWQSMAVWMLTQMQRWGYIKGDVDYKQIAEKVFLITDAKKQMKALDQKVPEGAYPKFKIMGREFDAAKASEYAKSFPIRKAA, from the coding sequence ATGTCCGAATTCTTCTCGCCCTACGATGCCGACCGCCCGTTGATGCTGAAATGCAGCTGTGGCCGCGACCACACGGCGGCCGACCACCACGCCGAGGTGTCGGCCGATGCCGCCGCAGCCACCCTGCGCCAGCGCAGCGAGACCCGCGAGTTCGAGCTCTACAGCAACGAGTTCATCGAAGCCACCCTGGTCAAGGCGCTGTTTCCGCAAGACGCAGTGCGCCGCCGCTTCCTCCAGGCCGTGGGCAAGGGCACGGCCATGGCGGCCATTGCCAGCGTGCTGCCCGTGGCCAGCATGCAGGCCATGGCGCAAGAGAAACAAGGCGCGCTGGAGAAGACCAACCTCAAGATCGGCTTCATCCCGATCACCTGCGCCACGCCGCTGATCATGGCGCACCCGCTGGGCTTCTACAGCAAGCAGGGCCTGAACGTGGAAGTGACCAAGACGGCCGGCTGGGCGCTGATCCGCGACAAGATGATCAACAAGGAGTACGACGCCACGCACTTCTTGAGCCCCATGCCGCTGGCGATTTCGATGGGCCTGGGCTCCAACGCCACGCCCATGAACGTGGCCACGATCCAGAACGTGAACGGCCAGGCCATCACGCTGAGCTTGAAGCACAAGGACAACCGCGACCCGAAGAACTGGAAGGGCTTCAAGTTCGCGATTCCCTTTGAGTACAGCATGCACAACTTCCTGTTGCGCTATTACCTCGCCGAAGCGGGCCTGAACCCCGACACCGATGTGCAGTTGCGCGTGGTGCCCCCGGCCGAGATGGTGGCCAACCTGCGCGCGGGCAACATCGACGGCTTCCTCGGCCCCGACCCGTTCAACCAGCGCGCCGTGTTCGAGGAAGTCGGTTTCATCCACCTGCTCACCAAGGACCTGTGGAACGGCCACCCCTGCTGCGCTTTTGGTACCAGCACCGAGTTCATCCAGAAGAACCCCAACACCTTTGCGGCGCTGTACCGCGCGGTGCTCACCTCGGCCGCCATGGCGCGCGACCCGGCCAACCGCGAGCTCATCGCCAAGGTGATTGCGCCCCAGGCCTACCTGAACCAGCCCGAGGCCGTGATCAACCAAGTGCTCACCGGTAAGTTCGCTGACGGCCTGGGCAAGATCCAGAACGTGCCCGACCGCGCGGACTTCGACCCCATGCCCTGGCAGAGCATGGCTGTGTGGATGCTCACGCAGATGCAGCGCTGGGGTTACATCAAGGGCGATGTGGACTACAAGCAGATCGCGGAAAAGGTGTTCCTCATCACCGACGCCAAGAAGCAGATGAAGGCGCTGGACCAAAAGGTGCCCGAAGGCGCGTACCCCAAGTTCAAGATCATGGGGCGCGAGTTCGATGCCGCCAAGGCGAGCGAGTACGCAAAGAGTTTCCCCATCCGCAAGGCGGCATGA
- a CDS encoding response regulator transcription factor, which translates to MNSVVRVLIGDDHRIVREGLKQVLGDPANGVPEITVVAEATQGSEVLEQVAALQGPTGAPGLDLVLLDIAMPGMDGLEVLQALRKAWPALPVLMLSTYPERQYAVRCIQMGAAGYLHKSADPDDMVAAVRKVAAGGRYLTEATAQAMAGALERTGVVRTAQQGTPAGVDALSYREHQVFRLLTAGQSVSEIGAQLKLAPNTVSTYRARILEKTGARNDVELALLAREAPAE; encoded by the coding sequence ATGAATTCCGTCGTCCGTGTACTGATCGGGGATGACCACCGCATCGTGCGGGAGGGGCTCAAGCAGGTGCTGGGCGACCCGGCCAATGGCGTGCCCGAGATCACTGTGGTCGCCGAGGCCACCCAGGGCAGCGAGGTGCTGGAGCAGGTCGCCGCCCTGCAAGGGCCCACGGGCGCACCGGGGCTGGACCTGGTGCTGCTGGACATCGCCATGCCGGGCATGGACGGCCTCGAAGTGCTGCAGGCGCTGCGCAAGGCCTGGCCTGCATTACCGGTGCTGATGCTCAGCACCTACCCCGAGCGGCAATACGCGGTGCGCTGCATCCAGATGGGCGCGGCGGGCTACCTGCACAAAAGCGCCGATCCCGACGACATGGTGGCCGCCGTTCGCAAGGTGGCCGCTGGCGGGCGCTACCTGACGGAGGCGACCGCGCAAGCCATGGCAGGTGCACTAGAACGCACCGGGGTGGTGCGTACCGCCCAGCAGGGCACGCCCGCCGGAGTGGACGCGCTCTCCTATCGGGAGCATCAGGTGTTCCGCCTGCTCACAGCAGGGCAGAGCGTGAGCGAAATTGGTGCGCAGCTCAAGCTCGCGCCCAACACGGTGAGCACCTACCGCGCCCGCATCCTCGAAAAGACCGGCGCGCGCAACGATGTGGAACTGGCGTTGCTGGCGCGCGAGGCCCCTGCCGAGTGA